Proteins encoded together in one Streptomyces umbrinus window:
- a CDS encoding endo-1,4-beta-xylanase has translation MKKFRMPVVGLLSATLLVTGVVGVTGVQTASADELSPVPLRALAERADLRIGTAVDMAALDDDTTYRRATGREFNSVTAENVMKWEVVEPTRGTYDWSGADELVRFARDRGQVVRGHTLVWHSQLPGWLTAGVADGSIGAGELRGILRKHVTTEVKRYKGRIQQWDVVNEVFEEDGSLRNSIWLQKLGPSYIADAFRWAHAADPKAKLFLNDYNVEGVNAKSTAYYELAKRLRAEGVPVQGFGIQGHLAIQYGFPGEVAGNLARFERLGMQTAFTEVDVRMILPADAEKLATQATYFRGLLDACLGARSCKSFTVWGFTDKYSWVPGVFAGQGAATLTTEDFGRKPAYGAVGEGLAEGR, from the coding sequence ATGAAGAAGTTCCGCATGCCTGTTGTCGGGCTGCTCAGTGCGACGCTGCTGGTCACGGGCGTCGTGGGCGTCACGGGCGTACAGACGGCTTCCGCGGATGAGCTGTCACCGGTTCCGCTGCGGGCGCTCGCCGAGCGTGCCGACCTGCGGATCGGTACGGCCGTGGACATGGCGGCGCTGGACGACGACACGACGTATCGGCGGGCGACCGGGCGTGAGTTCAACTCCGTCACCGCCGAGAACGTCATGAAGTGGGAGGTCGTCGAGCCGACGCGGGGGACGTACGACTGGTCGGGGGCGGATGAGTTGGTGCGGTTCGCGCGTGATCGGGGGCAGGTGGTCCGCGGCCACACGCTGGTGTGGCACAGCCAGTTGCCGGGGTGGCTGACGGCGGGGGTGGCGGACGGTTCGATCGGAGCGGGGGAGCTTCGGGGGATCCTGCGCAAGCACGTCACCACGGAGGTCAAGCGGTACAAGGGCAGGATCCAGCAGTGGGACGTGGTGAACGAGGTCTTCGAGGAGGACGGTTCGCTGCGGAACTCGATCTGGTTGCAGAAGCTCGGCCCGTCCTACATTGCCGACGCCTTCCGCTGGGCGCACGCCGCCGACCCGAAGGCGAAGCTCTTCCTGAACGACTACAACGTGGAGGGCGTCAACGCGAAGTCGACCGCCTACTACGAGTTGGCGAAGCGGCTGAGGGCGGAGGGCGTTCCGGTGCAGGGCTTCGGGATCCAGGGGCATCTGGCCATCCAGTACGGCTTCCCGGGGGAGGTGGCGGGGAACCTCGCGCGGTTCGAACGGCTGGGGATGCAGACCGCCTTCACCGAGGTGGACGTACGGATGATCCTGCCTGCGGATGCGGAGAAGCTCGCCACGCAGGCGACGTACTTCCGGGGGCTGCTGGACGCCTGCCTGGGGGCGCGGAGCTGCAAGTCCTTCACCGTGTGGGGGTTCACGGACAAGTACTCGTGGGTGCCGGGGGTTTTCGCGGGGCAGGGGGCGGCGACGTTGACGACGGAGGACTTCGGACGGAAGCCGGCTTATGGGGCTGTGGGGGAGGGGCTGGCGGAGGGGCGTTGA
- a CDS encoding helix-turn-helix domain-containing protein produces MDKQNPSAPPCAQPRIPRGITHINVRHTTRFTVIGNHLAQHPELSGLAIGLAVHIQSLPTGARADIKTLAARFPEGETRIAAVLRELETHGYLARTRERLPSGRVVTHTVSYNRPRGADAQEPRPTTPQSRPAPTPTLTPAPAPAPAPVGPDAKVPPSPAADTHPKNPPPAPEPHTHDSAADRTATALLASLHRDDPRLLLAERDVRRLAPAVAAWLDRGAAPEAVRRTLTASLPEAPLRHPAGLLAHRLAELLPPPLPTAPATRAAVRPLPLQNCDGCDRAFRAPAPGRCRDCRSDLLEAA; encoded by the coding sequence ATGGATAAGCAGAACCCTAGCGCGCCCCCGTGCGCCCAGCCCCGGATTCCGCGGGGCATCACCCATATCAACGTCCGCCACACCACGCGCTTCACGGTGATCGGCAACCATCTCGCCCAGCACCCGGAGCTGTCCGGGCTCGCGATCGGGCTCGCCGTCCACATCCAGTCGCTGCCCACCGGCGCCCGGGCCGACATCAAGACACTCGCGGCCCGCTTCCCCGAGGGCGAGACGAGAATCGCGGCGGTCCTGCGGGAGTTGGAGACGCACGGCTATCTCGCCCGAACCCGCGAGCGCCTGCCGAGCGGCCGGGTCGTCACACACACGGTGTCGTACAACCGGCCTAGGGGCGCTGACGCCCAGGAGCCCCGCCCCACGACTCCCCAGTCGAGGCCCGCTCCCACGCCGACGCTCACCCCTGCCCCGGCCCCGGCGCCTGCCCCCGTAGGACCCGACGCCAAGGTTCCACCGAGCCCCGCCGCAGACACCCACCCCAAAAACCCTCCCCCCGCCCCCGAACCGCACACCCACGACTCAGCCGCCGACCGCACAGCCACCGCCCTCCTCGCGAGCCTGCACCGCGACGACCCCCGCCTGCTGCTCGCGGAGCGCGACGTACGCCGCCTCGCCCCCGCCGTCGCCGCCTGGCTGGACCGCGGCGCCGCCCCCGAAGCCGTACGCCGCACCCTGACGGCGAGCCTACCCGAGGCCCCCCTCCGCCACCCGGCCGGCCTCCTGGCCCACCGCCTCGCGGAACTACTCCCACCCCCACTCCCCACAGCCCCGGCAACCCGGGCAGCCGTACGCCCACTCCCCCTCCAGAACTGCGACGGCTGCGACCGCGCCTTCCGGGCCCCGGCCCCCGGCCGCTGCCGCGACTGCCGATCCGATCTCCTGGAAGCCGCCTAG
- the rpsJ gene encoding 30S ribosomal protein S10, with protein sequence MAGQKIRIRLKAYDHEVIDSSAKKIVETVTRTGASVAGPVPLPTEKNVYCVIKSPHKYKDSREHFEMRTHKRLIDILDPTPKTVDSLMRLDLPAGVDIEIKL encoded by the coding sequence ATGGCGGGACAGAAGATCCGCATCCGGCTCAAGGCCTACGACCACGAGGTCATCGACAGCTCGGCGAAGAAGATCGTCGAGACGGTGACGCGAACTGGTGCGTCTGTCGCGGGCCCGGTGCCGCTGCCCACTGAGAAGAACGTGTACTGCGTCATCAAGTCGCCGCACAAGTACAAGGACTCGCGCGAGCACTTCGAGATGCGCACGCACAAGCGCCTGATCGACATCCTCGACCCGACGCCCAAGACCGTTGACTCCCTGATGCGACTCGACCTCCCGGCCGGTGTCGACATCGAGATCAAGCTCTAG
- the rplC gene encoding 50S ribosomal protein L3, with the protein MAKQIKGILGEKLGMTQVWDENNRVVPVTVVKASPNVVTQVRTNDSDGYEAVQIAFGEIDPRKVNKPLKGHFAKADVTPRRHLVEIRTADASEYTLGQEISAEVFESGVKVDVTGTSKGKGFAGVMKRHNFKGLGAGHGTQRKHRSPGSIGGCATPGRVFKGLRMAGRMGNERVTTQNLTVHAVDAEKGLLLIKGAVPGPNGGLVLVRTAAKGA; encoded by the coding sequence ATGGCTAAGCAGATCAAGGGCATCCTGGGCGAGAAGCTCGGCATGACGCAGGTGTGGGACGAGAACAACCGTGTTGTTCCCGTGACGGTCGTCAAGGCCTCCCCCAACGTCGTCACCCAGGTCCGTACGAACGACTCCGACGGCTACGAAGCGGTCCAGATCGCCTTCGGCGAGATCGACCCGCGCAAGGTGAACAAGCCCCTCAAGGGTCACTTCGCCAAGGCCGACGTCACCCCCCGCCGCCACCTCGTCGAGATCCGCACCGCGGACGCCTCCGAGTACACGCTCGGCCAGGAGATCTCCGCTGAGGTCTTCGAGTCCGGCGTCAAGGTGGACGTGACCGGCACGAGCAAGGGCAAGGGCTTCGCCGGTGTCATGAAGCGTCACAACTTCAAGGGACTCGGCGCCGGTCACGGCACCCAGCGCAAGCACCGCTCTCCCGGCTCCATCGGTGGCTGTGCCACCCCGGGCCGTGTGTTCAAGGGCCTCCGCATGGCGGGTCGCATGGGCAACGAGCGGGTCACCACCCAGAACCTGACCGTCCACGCCGTTGACGCGGAGAAGGGTCTGCTGCTCATCAAGGGCGCGGTTCCCGGTCCGAACGGCGGCCTCGTCCTGGTCCGCACTGCGGCCAAGGGGGCCTGA
- the rplD gene encoding 50S ribosomal protein L4 — translation MSTVDILSPAGDKTGTVELPAEIFDVEKISIPLLHQVVVAQLAAARQGTHKTKTRGEVRGGGKKPYRQKGTGRARQGSTRAPQFAGGGVVHGPVPRDYSQRTPKKMKAAALRHALTDRARNARIHVVTGVVDGEISTKAAKSLLGKISERKNVLLVISREDEQGLLSARNLPQVHILEPGQLNTYDVLVSDDVVFTQAAFESFVSGAPSAERNADTEGSEA, via the coding sequence ATGAGCACTGTTGACATCCTTTCGCCGGCAGGCGACAAGACCGGGACGGTCGAGCTCCCCGCGGAGATCTTCGACGTCGAGAAGATCAGCATCCCGCTGCTTCACCAGGTCGTAGTCGCCCAGCTGGCCGCTGCCCGCCAGGGCACGCACAAGACCAAGACCCGTGGCGAGGTTCGCGGTGGCGGTAAGAAGCCTTACCGCCAGAAGGGCACCGGCCGCGCCCGTCAGGGCTCGACCCGCGCGCCCCAGTTCGCCGGTGGTGGCGTCGTGCACGGTCCCGTGCCGCGTGACTACTCGCAGCGGACCCCGAAGAAGATGAAGGCCGCGGCCCTGCGCCACGCCCTCACCGACCGGGCCCGCAACGCTCGCATCCACGTCGTCACCGGCGTGGTCGACGGCGAGATCTCCACGAAGGCCGCGAAGTCCCTGCTGGGCAAGATCAGCGAGCGCAAGAACGTGCTCCTGGTCATCTCCCGCGAGGACGAGCAGGGCCTGCTCTCCGCACGCAACCTGCCCCAGGTGCACATCCTGGAGCCGGGCCAGCTGAACACGTACGACGTTCTCGTCTCGGACGACGTGGTCTTCACCCAGGCCGCTTTCGAGTCCTTCGTGTCTGGCGCGCCCTCTGCAGAGCGGAACGCTGACACCGAAGGGAGCGAAGCCTGA
- the rplW gene encoding 50S ribosomal protein L23 has protein sequence MATRHPSIASKAAKAKKVARVAKAKRHATEGKNTVETPLSKSFTDPRDVLLKPVVSEKSYALLDEGKYTFIVAPGSNKTQIKEAVQAVFSVKVTGVNTINRQGKRKRTRTGFGKRADSKRAIVTLAEGDRIDIFGQAS, from the coding sequence ATGGCTACGCGTCACCCGAGCATCGCCTCGAAGGCCGCCAAGGCCAAGAAGGTCGCGCGCGTCGCCAAGGCGAAGCGCCACGCCACCGAGGGCAAGAACACCGTCGAGACCCCGCTGAGCAAGTCCTTCACGGATCCCCGTGACGTGCTCCTCAAGCCGGTCGTCTCGGAGAAGAGCTACGCGCTGCTCGACGAGGGCAAGTACACCTTCATCGTCGCGCCCGGCTCCAACAAGACGCAGATCAAGGAGGCCGTCCAGGCGGTCTTCTCGGTCAAGGTCACCGGGGTCAACACGATCAACCGTCAGGGCAAGCGCAAGCGCACCCGCACCGGCTTCGGCAAGCGTGCGGACAGCAAGCGCGCGATCGTGACCCTCGCTGAGGGCGACCGTATCGACATCTTCGGCCAGGCCTCCTAA
- the rplB gene encoding 50S ribosomal protein L2, translating into MGIRKYKPTTPGRRGSSVADFVEVTRSTPEKSLVRPLHSKGGRNNSGRVTVRHQGGGHKRAYRVIDFRRHDKDGVPAKVAHIEYDPNRTARIALLHYADGEKRYILAPRNLSQGDRVENGPGADIKPGNNLALRNIPVGTTIHAIELRPGGGAKFARSAGASVQLLAKEGQMAHLRMPSGEIRLVDVRCRATVGEVGNAEQSNINWGKAGRKRWLGVRPTVRGVAMNPVDHPHGGGEGKTSGGRHPVSPWGQKEGRTRSPKKASNKYIVRRRKTNKKR; encoded by the coding sequence ATGGGAATCCGCAAGTACAAGCCGACTACGCCGGGCCGTCGTGGCTCCAGCGTCGCCGACTTCGTCGAGGTCACGCGGTCCACGCCGGAGAAGTCGCTGGTTCGCCCGCTGCACAGCAAGGGCGGCCGTAACAATTCCGGTCGTGTGACCGTTCGCCACCAGGGTGGTGGACACAAGCGCGCCTACCGTGTCATCGACTTCCGTCGCCATGACAAGGACGGCGTGCCGGCGAAGGTCGCGCACATCGAGTACGACCCCAACCGCACCGCGCGCATCGCGCTGCTTCACTACGCGGACGGCGAGAAGCGCTACATCCTCGCCCCCCGCAACCTGTCGCAGGGCGACCGCGTCGAGAACGGTCCCGGGGCCGACATCAAGCCGGGCAACAACCTGGCCCTCCGCAACATCCCGGTCGGTACCACGATCCACGCGATCGAGCTCCGTCCCGGTGGCGGTGCCAAGTTCGCCCGCTCCGCCGGTGCCTCCGTGCAGCTGCTCGCGAAGGAGGGCCAGATGGCCCACCTGCGCATGCCGTCCGGAGAGATCCGCCTGGTCGACGTGCGCTGCCGCGCCACCGTCGGCGAGGTCGGCAACGCCGAGCAGTCGAACATCAACTGGGGCAAGGCCGGCCGCAAGCGCTGGCTGGGCGTCCGCCCGACCGTTCGCGGTGTGGCGATGAACCCGGTTGACCACCCGCACGGTGGTGGTGAGGGCAAGACCTCCGGTGGACGTCACCCGGTCTCGCCGTGGGGTCAGAAGGAGGGTCGTACTCGTTCGCCGAAGAAGGCTTCGAACAAGTACATCGTCCGCCGCCGCAAGACGAACAAGAAGCGCTAG